One Halobacteriovorax sp. GB3 genomic window carries:
- a CDS encoding peptidylprolyl isomerase, with the protein MKKTAIFALLISTCMASSCKSEQNLRKNTDKSDYFLTKDIALTTDEQGLSRSFATLKTVHGNVVIKFYANDAKTSVKRFVELVSMGFYDNLIFHRVVQNFVIQSGDPTGSGQGGSGKKLPLEVKNHLNHVKGTLSLARIANDPNSSDSQFFITLKESPSLDGKYTILGKVVRGLDILDKIQQGDKILTFSFHNKDSL; encoded by the coding sequence TTGAAAAAAACAGCCATTTTTGCCCTACTCATTTCAACATGCATGGCCTCTTCGTGCAAAAGCGAACAAAACTTAAGAAAAAATACAGATAAAAGTGATTATTTTCTTACTAAAGACATTGCTCTAACTACCGATGAACAAGGCCTTTCACGCTCTTTCGCTACTTTAAAAACGGTGCACGGAAATGTCGTAATTAAATTCTATGCAAATGATGCAAAAACTTCAGTCAAAAGATTCGTAGAGCTAGTATCCATGGGCTTTTATGACAATTTGATATTTCATCGAGTTGTACAAAATTTTGTCATTCAAAGTGGTGATCCTACAGGTTCAGGACAAGGGGGTTCTGGAAAAAAGCTACCCTTAGAAGTAAAAAACCATCTAAACCATGTAAAAGGTACACTATCTTTAGCTCGAATAGCTAATGATCCCAATAGTTCTGACTCACAATTCTTTATTACACTTAAAGAAAGCCCTTCTTTAGATGGTAAGTATACGATTTTAGGTAAAGTCGTTCGTGGTTTAGATATTTTGGATAAAATTCAACAAGGCGATAAGATACTAACGTTCTCTTTTCATAATAAAGACTCTCTTTAA
- a CDS encoding HD domain-containing protein → MLETKIVEWFEQNYKTKDASHDLGHFRRVLKIARKINQEGKYDVCDDILICASYFHDIVSLPKNHPERKESSKLAAKKAEEILKENFSLEYSKIEKVKHAIEAHSFSANIQAKTIEAKIIQDADRLEALGALGIARCFYISGKLENHLFDEDDFYADKRNLDDKKYAVDHFFVKLFKIEELLNTKEAKKIAKEKNNFMKLFLEKLKEEVAFE, encoded by the coding sequence ATGTTGGAAACTAAAATTGTCGAATGGTTTGAGCAAAATTATAAAACAAAAGATGCTTCACATGACTTAGGCCATTTTAGAAGAGTATTAAAAATTGCGAGGAAAATAAATCAAGAAGGAAAATATGATGTGTGTGATGATATTTTAATCTGTGCTTCTTATTTCCACGATATTGTTTCATTACCAAAAAATCATCCCGAAAGAAAAGAAAGTTCAAAATTAGCTGCAAAAAAAGCAGAAGAAATTCTGAAAGAGAATTTTTCATTAGAATATTCAAAAATTGAGAAAGTGAAGCATGCTATAGAGGCCCATAGTTTTTCAGCAAATATTCAGGCAAAAACAATAGAAGCAAAAATTATTCAAGATGCAGACAGGTTAGAAGCATTAGGTGCTCTTGGTATTGCACGTTGTTTTTATATAAGTGGAAAATTAGAAAATCACCTCTTTGATGAAGATGATTTTTATGCAGACAAAAGAAATCTAGATGATAAGAAATATGCCGTCGACCATTTCTTTGTAAAACTTTTTAAGATCGAAGAACTCTTAAATACAAAAGAGGCAAAAAAAATAGCTAAAGAAAAAAATAATTTTATGAAACTTTTTTTAGAAAAACTAAAAGAAGAAGTTGCATTTGAATAA
- a CDS encoding cytochrome C oxidase subunit IV family protein, with the protein MAEGKAYKSHFKLYMIIFFALTALTVLEVIIPGMDALTKLQKSTSVVALALGKAFLVGYFFMHLNEEKKWLKYIAAVPCSAFLYAAVLMLESYYR; encoded by the coding sequence ATGGCTGAAGGTAAAGCATACAAAAGTCACTTTAAATTATACATGATCATTTTCTTTGCTCTAACAGCACTAACTGTTCTAGAGGTTATTATTCCTGGAATGGATGCACTAACTAAGCTTCAGAAGTCGACTTCAGTTGTTGCTCTTGCTCTAGGGAAGGCATTTCTTGTTGGATATTTTTTCATGCACTTAAATGAAGAAAAGAAATGGTTAAAATATATTGCAGCAGTTCCATGTTCTGCTTTTCTTTATGCTGCGGTTTTGATGTTAGAATCTTATTATAGATAA
- a CDS encoding SCO family protein, which translates to MSEVSKLGFERRNNWVEKLVKSKLFWLIFVVANFSYPIYRSMNRELPAPLPKIAKVPTFTFTNEYKKPFGSNELKGRTYIANFIFTTCPSSCLRLSKEMEKIQKRVRGLGDKIALVSFTVDPETDTPDVLRRYSRVRMANPVIWKFLTGPKEDLKKVIVDGFNVKMGTKLPMKGLVDGEEVTLMDIAHSEKFVLVDGDGEIRGYYDADKTSIDQMMIDVGLLVNRMNTF; encoded by the coding sequence ATGTCTGAAGTAAGTAAATTAGGATTTGAAAGAAGAAATAATTGGGTAGAGAAGCTTGTGAAGAGCAAGCTTTTCTGGCTCATCTTCGTTGTTGCGAACTTTTCTTATCCAATTTACAGATCAATGAATAGAGAGCTTCCTGCTCCTCTACCTAAAATTGCAAAAGTTCCTACTTTCACATTTACGAATGAATACAAAAAGCCATTCGGTTCAAATGAGCTTAAGGGAAGAACTTATATTGCAAATTTTATTTTTACAACTTGTCCATCATCTTGCCTGAGACTGTCTAAGGAAATGGAGAAAATCCAAAAAAGAGTAAGAGGACTAGGCGATAAAATTGCCCTAGTTTCATTTACGGTTGATCCTGAAACAGATACTCCGGATGTTCTTCGAAGATATTCGAGGGTCAGAATGGCAAATCCAGTCATTTGGAAATTTTTAACAGGACCTAAAGAAGACCTTAAAAAAGTCATCGTAGATGGATTTAATGTTAAAATGGGTACAAAATTACCAATGAAGGGACTCGTCGATGGAGAAGAAGTTACTTTAATGGATATTGCTCATAGTGAAAAATTTGTTCTTGTCGATGGTGATGGTGAGATCAGAGGATACTATGATGCCGATAAGACAAGCATTGACCAAATGATGATTGATGTAGGTCTTCTCGTTAACAGAATGAATACGTTTTAA
- a CDS encoding c-type cytochrome, with the protein MRRANKLFIGLGLISTLVGCSEKHFLEDKVFAGGIVAEAKVLNKGKSIYTEYCMACHGVKGDGKGVAAKGLQVPPRDFTKGIFKFGEVVTGELPHDKHFYKILEKGLHGTAMLPWDLTEDQMFAVVSYIKTFAPQVWEGKDKELGTQIVVTKDPYGPAHKNSAIQRGKEVFHTVAQCQSCHRAYVSKDEFIEISKKVNGENLTHADIDRSMYQVKLQETEWGFKSLPPEFTWDEVRSATTVEELYIRLNAGIGGTAMPSWKETISDEDIWAVSHYVKYLMDMKNKPERKAFMDAIGN; encoded by the coding sequence ATGAGAAGAGCAAATAAACTCTTTATTGGACTAGGACTTATTTCTACTTTAGTAGGATGTTCAGAAAAGCACTTTCTAGAAGATAAAGTCTTCGCAGGTGGAATTGTTGCTGAGGCCAAAGTTCTAAATAAAGGTAAGTCAATTTATACTGAATACTGTATGGCCTGCCACGGTGTTAAAGGTGATGGAAAGGGTGTAGCTGCAAAAGGTCTACAAGTTCCTCCAAGAGATTTCACTAAAGGAATTTTTAAATTCGGTGAAGTTGTTACTGGTGAACTTCCACACGATAAGCATTTCTATAAGATCCTTGAAAAAGGACTACACGGAACAGCTATGCTTCCATGGGATCTAACTGAAGATCAGATGTTTGCAGTTGTGTCTTATATTAAAACTTTTGCTCCTCAAGTATGGGAAGGAAAAGATAAAGAATTAGGAACACAAATTGTTGTTACTAAAGACCCTTATGGTCCAGCACATAAAAATAGTGCTATTCAAAGAGGGAAAGAAGTCTTTCATACTGTAGCTCAATGTCAATCTTGTCACAGAGCTTATGTAAGTAAAGATGAATTCATTGAAATTAGTAAGAAAGTGAATGGTGAAAACCTTACTCACGCTGATATTGATCGTTCAATGTATCAAGTAAAGCTTCAAGAAACTGAATGGGGATTTAAATCATTGCCACCTGAATTTACTTGGGATGAAGTTAGATCTGCTACAACGGTTGAAGAACTTTATATTCGTTTAAATGCTGGGATTGGTGGAACAGCTATGCCATCTTGGAAAGAAACGATTAGCGATGAAGACATCTGGGCCGTATCTCACTACGTTAAGTATCTTATGGATATGAAAAACAAGCCTGAGAGAAAAGCATTCATGGATGCAATTGGTAACTAA
- a CDS encoding cytochrome c oxidase subunit 3, whose product MVARTEIRNLEGRKMVSSIGMIVLLVSFSMLFATLLLGYAIYRLTSDVWPPMGMQRVPLFLPTVSTFIIAVSSLSLWKFEKEFELKKEQILLPLYLVTLTLGAAFMGVQFKLWASMKAMGLYVEAGIFPSLFYTLTWIHAAHIVAGLLGLLLMIPAIIKQDFDEKATLVANVSKFWHFLGIVWFLMYVVMFVL is encoded by the coding sequence ATGGTTGCAAGAACTGAGATAAGAAATTTAGAAGGTAGAAAAATGGTTTCATCTATTGGAATGATTGTTCTTCTCGTTTCTTTTTCAATGCTTTTTGCAACCTTACTCCTTGGGTATGCAATCTACAGACTGACTTCTGATGTTTGGCCACCGATGGGAATGCAGAGGGTTCCACTCTTTCTTCCAACGGTAAGTACATTCATTATTGCAGTAAGCAGTTTAAGTTTATGGAAATTTGAAAAAGAGTTTGAACTTAAAAAAGAACAAATCCTTCTTCCTTTATATCTTGTAACTTTAACTCTTGGTGCTGCATTTATGGGTGTTCAGTTCAAGTTATGGGCATCAATGAAGGCCATGGGCCTTTATGTTGAAGCTGGGATTTTCCCATCTTTATTCTACACTCTAACTTGGATTCACGCGGCTCACATTGTTGCAGGACTTTTAGGTTTATTATTAATGATTCCAGCGATTATTAAGCAAGACTTTGATGAAAAAGCGACATTAGTTGCGAATGTATCTAAGTTTTGGCACTTCTTGGGAATCGTTTGGTTTTTAATGTACGTTGTAATGTTTGTTTTATAA
- a CDS encoding cytochrome c oxidase subunit I encodes MAFFEQHMHAKPTTFLSKYIFSYDHKVIGKQFLWYGIFFLGVGGIMALMIRWTLAFPGVPFPMIGQFLFPETGGVVPPDTYAMLFTMHGTIMIFYAITPILIGAFGNFLIPLMIGARDMVFPLLNMLSFWIAFISGLLLLAGLFTPLGAAAGGWTSYPTLSTLIGSPGVGQTLWALAIFVLGVSSTMGAVNYITTIIVLRAPGMGYFDMPLSVWGLGLTAILNAIFIPVLGAGVLLLIFDRVFGTTFFLAGAAATSGTGDPILFQHVFWIFGHPEVYILILPAWGIVSDLLSFFARKPAFGAKATALSMTSITILSTIVYGHHMFTTQMSPLLTQSFMTLTMTISIPSAIFFANWLGTIWKGSIRFHSPMLFSLGVVFVFGLGGLTGLYLGTVTTDLYLHDTYFVVGHFHYTMAASVLLGGFAACYFWMPKMFGTMMNEFWAKVHFWITMLGLNGIFMGMMVVGYAGMHRRLYNPFVYDFMANLVPINTFITWSAIVMGLAQIIFVVNFVHAVFFKKEKSSDNPWEVGTLEWTIPSPAPHYNFKDLPVVKCGPHEYGNPNLTGDRDFQYQTEELA; translated from the coding sequence ATGGCATTTTTTGAACAGCACATGCACGCTAAGCCAACAACCTTCTTGTCGAAGTATATTTTTTCATACGACCACAAGGTAATTGGTAAGCAGTTTTTATGGTACGGGATTTTCTTCCTAGGTGTTGGTGGAATCATGGCCCTTATGATTCGTTGGACACTAGCATTCCCAGGGGTTCCATTCCCAATGATCGGACAATTTTTATTCCCAGAGACTGGGGGAGTTGTTCCACCTGATACATACGCCATGCTATTTACTATGCACGGTACGATCATGATCTTCTATGCGATTACGCCGATTCTTATCGGGGCGTTTGGGAACTTTCTCATTCCGCTGATGATTGGTGCGCGAGATATGGTTTTTCCTCTCCTTAATATGCTTTCGTTCTGGATTGCTTTTATTTCAGGACTATTGCTTCTAGCTGGACTGTTTACTCCACTAGGGGCGGCAGCAGGTGGTTGGACTTCGTACCCAACATTATCAACATTGATTGGATCTCCAGGGGTTGGGCAAACTCTATGGGCATTGGCCATCTTTGTTCTTGGTGTTAGTTCTACAATGGGTGCAGTTAACTATATTACGACAATTATCGTTCTTAGAGCTCCGGGGATGGGATACTTTGATATGCCACTTTCAGTTTGGGGTCTAGGACTTACTGCTATTCTAAACGCTATCTTCATTCCAGTTCTTGGAGCGGGTGTTCTACTTCTTATCTTTGATAGAGTATTTGGAACAACTTTCTTCTTAGCTGGTGCAGCAGCGACAAGCGGTACTGGTGATCCAATCCTTTTTCAGCACGTGTTTTGGATTTTTGGTCACCCTGAAGTTTATATCCTTATTCTTCCAGCTTGGGGAATTGTATCTGACCTTCTTTCATTCTTTGCAAGAAAGCCAGCATTCGGTGCGAAAGCGACAGCTCTTTCAATGACATCGATTACAATTCTTTCAACTATCGTTTATGGTCACCACATGTTTACGACTCAGATGTCTCCACTTCTGACTCAATCATTCATGACTCTAACGATGACGATTTCTATTCCATCTGCAATTTTCTTTGCAAACTGGTTAGGAACTATTTGGAAAGGTTCAATCAGATTTCATTCACCAATGCTATTTTCTCTTGGTGTTGTATTTGTATTTGGACTAGGTGGTCTTACTGGTCTTTACCTAGGAACAGTTACAACTGACCTTTATCTTCACGATACATATTTTGTAGTTGGTCACTTCCACTACACAATGGCCGCTTCTGTTCTTCTAGGTGGATTTGCTGCTTGTTACTTCTGGATGCCAAAAATGTTTGGAACGATGATGAACGAGTTTTGGGCGAAAGTTCACTTTTGGATCACAATGCTAGGTCTTAACGGAATCTTCATGGGAATGATGGTTGTTGGATACGCAGGTATGCACAGACGCCTTTATAACCCATTTGTTTATGACTTCATGGCAAATCTAGTACCAATTAACACTTTTATTACTTGGTCAGCGATTGTTATGGGTCTAGCTCAGATTATTTTCGTTGTTAACTTTGTACACGCAGTTTTCTTTAAGAAAGAGAAGTCTTCTGACAACCCATGGGAAGTTGGAACACTTGAGTGGACGATTCCTTCACCGGCACCTCACTATAACTTCAAGGATCTTCCTGTTGTTAAGTGTGGACCACATGAGTACGGTAACCCGAACTTAACAGGTGATAGAGACTTCCAATATCAAACTGAAGAATTAGCTTAA
- a CDS encoding cytochrome c oxidase subunit II, translating to MSLFMPLLSAAAVNTATKSMSLWERMQPPEDISVHGNLIDWLFAYTTYLNLFFFALVCAGLFGFSYFYSAKRHPKAYYTYGNKKIHVIVATIIGLSVFIGIDMNITRMSNNDYIGVFANWPKKDENPLRVEVLAQQWAWNFRYAGKDGVFNTEDDVVQLNDLRLPTNRKIIFQVLSKDVIHSLYFPNARRKVDAIPGRLTRLWWEPTKAGDWDIACAEMCGTYHYRMKAHLTTYSPEDFEAWMNEAQKRALAMNDPENPELFWGWKWDW from the coding sequence ATGAGTTTGTTTATGCCGTTACTTTCTGCTGCTGCAGTTAATACTGCAACCAAATCCATGAGTCTTTGGGAAAGAATGCAGCCACCTGAAGACATCTCTGTTCATGGTAACCTAATCGATTGGTTGTTTGCTTATACAACCTATCTTAACCTCTTTTTCTTTGCGCTTGTTTGTGCAGGACTTTTTGGTTTCTCTTACTTTTATAGTGCTAAGAGACACCCGAAGGCTTACTACACATACGGTAATAAGAAGATCCACGTAATTGTTGCGACAATCATTGGTCTATCGGTTTTTATTGGAATCGATATGAACATTACAAGAATGTCTAACAATGACTACATCGGAGTTTTTGCTAACTGGCCGAAGAAGGATGAGAATCCACTTCGTGTTGAAGTTCTTGCACAGCAATGGGCATGGAACTTTCGTTATGCAGGTAAAGACGGTGTGTTCAACACGGAAGATGATGTTGTTCAACTGAACGATCTAAGACTTCCAACAAACAGAAAGATCATTTTTCAAGTTCTTTCTAAAGACGTTATTCACTCACTTTACTTTCCAAATGCAAGAAGAAAAGTTGATGCAATTCCTGGACGTCTAACTCGCCTTTGGTGGGAACCAACAAAAGCTGGTGACTGGGATATCGCTTGTGCCGAAATGTGTGGAACTTACCACTACAGAATGAAAGCACACCTTACAACTTATTCTCCAGAAGACTTCGAAGCATGGATGAATGAAGCTCAAAAAAGAGCTCTTGCAATGAATGACCCTGAAAACCCTGAACTATTCTGGGGTTGGAAATGGGACTGGTAA
- the cyoE gene encoding heme o synthase encodes MKKNISLINISLLLAFALMLAGGLMQMSQAGLQCPSWPICYSPEMTVKGLLPTIHRVLGGIVFITTLILFLRVRNENSVSEFKRKAALPLIFLFLEAGLGAVSALYKLPTVVTICHFILSIVYIVSLINLRFILVKESLTSERILELKTLYKAKDRHGVLFTFALFLLQALLGLLVRKSGAGKVCGLEPDHLFQCVEQGVGTFFLWPSSPMAELHMVHRLIGVLSLLSLLYFSIVIVLRYKKSRYRSQYKTVQNYGGILLAFSSIGFYVAKSVLGFENRELFIAFHYSLAVLSLIFLWFLNKKLEEYEVLAFPKGANTFLSDLVMLTKPRLASLVMVTVGVGILLAPKQINFFFSIFSFLLVFMVVMGAAVLNCYIERDVDGLMERTKDRPLPSGRMKPYVALVFGWACLLISLPLIYFYVNPATCYLSALAAVLYLWAYTPMKQKSPSAVYIGAIPGAIPPILGWTIVMGEMDAMAWILFAILFVWQLPHFLAISIYHAEDYGAASIKVYPNQSGNELTNVGIAVFTVVLGVVAYLPYSQGFATDVFAWVSVIVNGAFIILSFMGFILKDEARHKAWARNYFWASIFYLPILLGSMIFFR; translated from the coding sequence ATGAAAAAGAATATTAGTTTAATTAATATATCGCTACTTTTAGCTTTTGCCCTAATGCTGGCTGGTGGGCTAATGCAAATGAGCCAAGCTGGACTTCAGTGTCCTTCATGGCCAATTTGTTATTCACCAGAAATGACTGTCAAAGGGCTACTTCCAACGATCCACAGAGTTCTTGGTGGTATTGTTTTTATCACTACGCTCATACTTTTTTTAAGAGTTAGAAATGAGAACTCTGTATCTGAATTCAAGAGAAAGGCCGCACTGCCTTTGATTTTTCTTTTCTTAGAGGCGGGGCTTGGTGCTGTAAGCGCTCTTTATAAGCTCCCTACTGTTGTGACGATCTGTCATTTTATCTTATCGATTGTTTATATTGTCTCACTAATCAACCTGAGATTCATTCTTGTTAAGGAATCTCTTACTTCAGAGAGAATTCTTGAGTTAAAGACTTTGTACAAAGCTAAAGACAGGCACGGAGTTCTTTTTACTTTTGCTCTATTTTTACTTCAGGCCCTTTTAGGTCTTTTAGTAAGAAAGTCTGGGGCGGGGAAAGTCTGCGGCCTTGAACCTGACCATTTGTTTCAATGTGTGGAGCAAGGTGTGGGAACTTTCTTTCTGTGGCCAAGCTCACCAATGGCCGAGCTTCATATGGTGCACAGACTGATTGGTGTTCTTTCATTATTATCGTTACTCTATTTTAGTATTGTAATCGTACTAAGGTATAAGAAGTCTCGCTATAGAAGTCAGTATAAAACCGTTCAAAATTATGGTGGTATCCTTCTCGCTTTCTCTTCTATTGGATTTTATGTCGCTAAATCAGTTTTAGGATTTGAAAATAGAGAGCTTTTTATAGCATTTCACTATTCATTAGCTGTTCTTTCGCTAATTTTTCTTTGGTTTTTAAATAAGAAGCTTGAAGAATATGAAGTTCTTGCTTTTCCAAAGGGAGCCAATACTTTTCTTTCTGATTTGGTAATGCTTACTAAGCCAAGGCTTGCGAGCCTTGTTATGGTTACTGTTGGGGTAGGGATTTTACTGGCACCAAAACAGATCAACTTTTTCTTTTCTATCTTTTCTTTTCTACTCGTGTTCATGGTTGTCATGGGTGCAGCAGTACTAAATTGCTACATAGAAAGAGATGTTGATGGACTCATGGAGAGGACAAAAGACAGACCACTTCCGTCTGGAAGAATGAAGCCTTATGTCGCGCTAGTTTTTGGTTGGGCCTGTTTACTAATTTCTCTTCCTTTAATTTATTTTTACGTTAATCCAGCAACTTGTTATCTTTCAGCTCTGGCTGCAGTCTTATATTTGTGGGCATATACACCAATGAAGCAAAAAAGCCCTTCGGCCGTTTACATTGGGGCAATTCCTGGAGCAATTCCTCCTATTTTAGGTTGGACTATTGTGATGGGTGAAATGGATGCGATGGCCTGGATTCTTTTTGCTATTCTCTTCGTTTGGCAACTTCCGCACTTTTTGGCCATTTCAATCTATCATGCAGAAGATTATGGCGCAGCGAGTATTAAAGTTTATCCAAATCAAAGTGGAAATGAATTAACAAATGTAGGAATTGCTGTCTTTACTGTTGTGCTTGGCGTTGTCGCCTACCTCCCTTATTCACAGGGCTTTGCGACAGATGTTTTTGCTTGGGTATCAGTTATTGTTAATGGTGCATTTATTATTTTATCTTTCATGGGATTTATATTAAAAGATGAAGCAAGGCATAAAGCTTGGGCCAGAAACTATTTTTGGGCGTCCATCTTTTATTTACCAATTTTACTGGGATCGATGATTTTTTTTAGATAA
- a CDS encoding COX15/CtaA family protein — protein sequence MNFVSEKNFKRFINIVLVTVYALILIGGIVRSTGSGLGCPDWPTCFGKIVPPTHVSELPLDYKTKFAISGKEIADFNAVKTWTEYLNRLFGMLTGFFILILAIMSFAYRKSDKRIFRLSIFNLFAVIFQGWLGAVVVSTHLKPVIITAHMVMAIFIVFILLQTKKYINEKEAIKDFIPGLDHAVLKKYALAAMGLTLIQVVLGTQVREAVDHVAKAAMPIAREFWVSKLGLEFLVHRSYSIVLVVVHIIFTMKLLKLPVKIPKLNFHAYGMLGSLAISILSGISLSYFDFPASMQPLHLLAAVMLMGFQYTCFCDVNLHKES from the coding sequence ATGAATTTTGTCAGCGAAAAGAATTTCAAAAGATTTATCAATATTGTTCTAGTTACTGTTTACGCTCTTATTTTGATTGGAGGAATCGTAAGGAGTACTGGTTCTGGTTTGGGTTGTCCTGATTGGCCAACATGTTTTGGTAAAATAGTTCCACCAACTCATGTTTCTGAATTGCCGCTAGACTATAAGACGAAATTTGCTATTTCAGGTAAAGAAATCGCTGACTTCAATGCCGTGAAGACTTGGACAGAGTACTTGAACCGCCTTTTTGGAATGTTAACGGGCTTTTTCATTCTTATTTTGGCGATCATGTCTTTTGCATACAGAAAGTCCGATAAACGAATCTTTAGACTTTCAATCTTTAATTTATTCGCCGTTATTTTTCAGGGTTGGCTGGGTGCAGTTGTGGTTTCAACTCATTTGAAACCAGTTATCATTACTGCTCACATGGTTATGGCCATCTTCATCGTGTTCATTTTACTGCAAACAAAGAAATATATTAATGAGAAAGAAGCGATAAAAGACTTTATTCCTGGATTAGATCACGCAGTTCTTAAGAAGTATGCTCTTGCTGCAATGGGTCTGACTCTTATACAAGTTGTGCTTGGTACGCAGGTTAGGGAAGCAGTAGATCATGTTGCTAAAGCTGCAATGCCAATTGCGAGAGAGTTTTGGGTTTCAAAGCTAGGTTTAGAGTTTTTAGTTCACAGATCTTATTCAATAGTACTTGTTGTTGTACATATCATTTTTACAATGAAGCTACTGAAATTACCTGTAAAAATTCCTAAGTTGAACTTTCATGCTTATGGAATGTTAGGCTCTTTAGCCATTTCAATTTTGAGTGGTATTAGTCTTTCTTACTTTGATTTCCCTGCTTCTATGCAGCCTCTTCATCTATTGGCCGCAGTAATGCTTATGGGCTTTCAGTACACTTGTTTTTGTGACGTAAATCTTCATAAAGAAAGCTAG
- a CDS encoding tryptophan 2,3-dioxygenase family protein has translation MTRISGPTYYGDYLELNKLLDSQHPKSKEIGNEAHDETLFIIVHQVYELWFKQILHEMKSVQKIFNAPNVDEKDLSSCVFRLERIKKIQGLLLGQLEVMETMTPMDFLEFRDLLVPASGFQSVQFRQIEIMMGLKTDDRMGVDREYFLGRLDKKDQKELLELEKEESLLKLVENWLERMPFTTFERFDFWKEFESTVNAMFDEDENVINENLASLSESALKIQLDNLDATRNTFNTLLDENLHKQLILQGKRKLSRKATLNALFILLYRSEPILHLPFVFLRNLMDIDENFTTWRYKHAIMAHRMLGTKIGTGGSSGHAYLKRAADTNRVYMDLFNLSTFIIPKSKLPVLPNELENQLGFHFRG, from the coding sequence ATGACGAGGATCAGTGGCCCAACTTACTATGGAGATTATTTAGAATTAAACAAACTTCTAGATAGCCAGCATCCTAAATCTAAGGAAATTGGAAACGAAGCTCACGATGAAACTCTTTTCATCATTGTTCACCAAGTCTATGAACTTTGGTTCAAGCAAATCTTACATGAAATGAAGTCTGTTCAAAAAATTTTCAACGCTCCAAACGTTGATGAAAAAGATTTGAGCTCATGTGTTTTTCGCCTTGAGAGAATCAAGAAGATTCAAGGACTACTACTCGGTCAACTTGAAGTAATGGAAACAATGACACCAATGGACTTCCTAGAGTTTCGTGACCTACTTGTTCCTGCATCTGGTTTTCAATCTGTTCAGTTTAGACAAATTGAAATTATGATGGGACTTAAGACAGATGACCGCATGGGTGTTGATAGAGAATACTTCCTTGGACGCCTTGATAAGAAAGACCAAAAAGAATTATTAGAACTAGAAAAAGAGGAATCTCTCTTGAAACTTGTTGAGAATTGGCTTGAAAGAATGCCTTTTACGACATTTGAAAGATTTGATTTTTGGAAAGAATTTGAATCAACAGTAAACGCAATGTTTGATGAAGACGAGAACGTTATTAATGAAAACCTCGCTTCACTAAGCGAAAGTGCACTTAAGATACAACTTGATAACCTAGATGCCACGAGGAACACATTTAATACTCTTCTCGATGAGAATCTACACAAACAACTTATCCTTCAAGGAAAAAGAAAACTTTCAAGAAAAGCGACTCTCAATGCTCTATTTATTCTTTTATATAGAAGTGAGCCAATTCTTCACCTCCCATTCGTTTTTCTCAGAAACCTAATGGACATTGATGAAAACTTTACGACATGGAGATATAAGCACGCAATCATGGCCCACAGAATGCTTGGGACAAAAATTGGTACAGGTGGTTCTTCAGGACATGCCTATCTAAAAAGAGCTGCTGACACAAATAGAGTTTATATGGATTTATTTAATCTTTCGACTTTCATTATTCCAAAATCAAAATTACCCGTGCTTCCAAATGAGCTCGAAAACCAACTTGGGTTTCACTTTAGAGGATAG